In one Takifugu flavidus isolate HTHZ2018 chromosome 9, ASM371156v2, whole genome shotgun sequence genomic region, the following are encoded:
- the gpc2 gene encoding glypican-2, translated as MKMDAHLSFYWKPLLVFLLTVFALSGLRSPLAAAGRSCADTRQVYAEMGYSTGTAPQTQISGEHLRLCPQDYTCCSSQMEETLSLQSERDFLKAVEDSSQFLLTTFTQRHRRFDEFFRELIDLSEKSMNQMFTKTYGRLFTQNSHVFQELFVELRRYYSGGSVSLSEVLSDFWSRLVERLFSLVNPQYQFSDDYLECVSKHAEQLQPFGDVPRKLRVQVSRAFVAARALSQALSTGRDIVNKATKLTADSQCVRGLMRQWYCPLCRGLPSLQPCHSLCLNVMKGCLANQADLDTEWNNFIDALYQVSEKLEGPFNIELAADSVSVKVSEAIMHMQENSVSISTKVFQGCGNPRPTQGRSRRSPKEAGGNKRPFRTYSPEEKPTTAAGTNLDRLVTELKERLRPMRGFWVSLPQTICNDEKAAADLVNEDRCWNGQTRGRYLPDVTGDGLVSQINNPEVEVDIARPDVRIRQLIMELRVATNKLRHAQIGQDMDFMDSEEGSGSGGGDHIESYNDDWPGHGSHSPPYSKPARHPAASPAKPPRVKERNGPKWNRNNGHGRVKSASIQHNFSLFPLLFLTIMATASPIWR; from the exons ATGAAAATGGATGCACACCTATCTTTCTATTGGAAGCCGTTGCTGGTGTTCCTGCTCACGGTCTTTGCACTCTCGGGGCTCCGGAGCCCCTTGGCTGCTGCGGGGAGGAGCTGCGCCGACACACGGCAGGTGTACGCAGAGATGGGCTACAGCACAGGCACCGCACCGCAGACACAGATCTCCG GTGAGCACCTGCGTCTCTGTCCTCAAGACTACACCTGCTGTTCCAGTCAGATGGAGGAGACGCTGTCCCTACAAAGCGAGAGAGACTTTCTGAAGGCCGTGGAGGACAGCAGCCAGTTTCTTTTGACTACTTTCACCCAGAGGCACCGCAGGTTTGATG AGTTTTTCAGGGAGCTGATCGACCTGTCGGAGAAGTCCATGAACCAAATGTTCACCAAGACCTACGGCCGGCTCTTCACCCAGAATTCCCATGTGTTCCAGGAACTGTTTGTAGAGCTTCGCAGATATTATTCTG GCGGCAGCGTCAGTCTGTCAGAGGTTCTGTCAGACTTCTGGTCCAGACTGGTGGAGCGTCTCTTCTCTCTGGTAAATCCCCAGTATCAGTTCAGTGATGACTACCTGGAGTGTGTCAGCAAACATGCCGaacagctgcagccttttgGGGACGTGCCGCGCAAATTGCGTGTACAA GTGTCCCGGGCTTTTGTTGCTGCCAGAGCTCTATCACAGGCCTTGTCAACCGGTCGGGATATTGTTAACAAAGCAACAAAG CTGACAGCTGATTCGCAGTGCGTCCGCGGCCTGATGCGTCAGTGGTACTGCCCCCTGTGTCGAGGATTGCCCTCCCTGCAGCCCTGCCACTCTCTCTGCCTCAATGTGATGAAGGGCTGCTTAGCCAATCAGGCTGATCTGGACACTGAATGGAACAATTTCATTG atGCTCTCTACCAGGTTTCAGAGAAGCTAGAGGGGCCATTCAACATAGAGCTCGCTGCCGATTCTGTCTCAGTCAAAGTGTCAGAAGCCATCATGCACATGCAGGAAAACAGTGTCAGCATCTCCACAAAG GTGTTCCAAGGTTGTGGGAACCCAAGGCCAACTCAAGGACGCTCTAGGCGTTCACCCAAAGAAGCAGGAGGAAACAAGAGACCCTTTCGTACTTACAGTCCTGAGGAGAAGCCCACCACGGCGGCAGGCACTAACTTGGACCGACtg GTCACAGAGCTGAAGGAGCGGCTGAGGCCCATGCGTGGCTTCTGGGTGTCCCTCCCACAAACCATCTGCAATGATGAGAAGGCGGCTGCAGACCTTGTCAATGAGGACCGCTGCTGGAATGGGCAGACCCGGGGGAG GTACCTCCCAGATGTTACTGGTGATGGGCTAGTGAGCCAAATCAACAATCCTGAGGTGGAGGTGGACATTGCCAGGCCAGATGTGAGGATCAGGCAGTTGATTATGGAGCTGAGGGTGGCAACAAACAAACTGAGACATGCTCAAATTGGACAGGACATGGATTTCATGGACA GTGAGGAGGgcagtggttctggaggtggaGATCACATTGAGAGCTACAATGATGACTGGCCAGGACATGGATCACATTCTCCCCCTTATAGCAAACCAGCTCGCCACCCTGCAGCATCCCCTGCCAAACCGCCACGAGTCAAGGAAAGAAACGGGCCCAAGTGGAACAGAAACAACGGCCACGGGCGGGTTAAATCTGCCTCAATTCAGCACAATTTCTCCCTGTTTCCTTTGTTGTTTCTAACTATTATGGCTACTGCATCCCCCATATGGAGATAG
- the LOC130531883 gene encoding integrin alpha-6-like — protein sequence MFSFLQVLSSRSRSVTLFGYSLSGNLDVDDNLYPDLAVGSLSDSVFVYRARPVVRVSSTLRVTPDKIDITKEQCDKRTCYFTAQACFSYISHLESFNPKLILNYTFEADIRKSNVRLPPRVGFLGVPRGKLELPGQDMEICTDIKLRLLRDFKDRLHSIPVSVTMSLGSSTQWTSEHVTPILDRFQPNNKVSEITLLNTAAAQRQRQHCKQLHLQEDGVAVITPTEEDIALELTVTNWGGDDAHQTRSIISLPDTLRYSDIVSTASEPKVDCTVNDKGTLIDCGLGNPIQRDAEVTFCVMLTTSGISLSTKAVNITLQLQTTSRQDLKPVEAVAKVFFELKLQLYGLTRPSQVSFGQSLEGKSTIKSAEDIGAAVQYEFRITNLGRSLKSFTNASLNLFWPKENSAGKWLLYLSHTSSKGVQSVPCSPVNEIDHLKDVKGWRGPSKKKREAELEALTSGDFLFLPTKRKYKTLTCTDGLRCVEIHCPLQGLDSTAMVVLHSRLWNTTFLEDYSSFNYLMITVDATLSLTNSPENTGLKSDRLSTQVKLTVFMEREIEYFTKVAWWIIFLTVIALLLLLAMMVFLLSMRGCIHWPTRNQKPQAEDPNQETLHLKDGIS from the exons ATGTTCTCTTTTCTTCAAGTGCTctcatccagatccagatctgtGACGCTGTTTGGATATTCACTGTCCGGGAACTTGGACGTGGACGATAATCTGTACCCTGATTTGGCTGTAGGATCTCTGTCCGATTCTGTCTTTGTTTATAG AGCGAGGCCCGTGGTCCGTGTCAGCAGCACCCTGCGAGTTACACCGGATAAAATAGACATCACTAAGGAACAGTGTGATAAACGTACATG TTATTTTACAGCTCAAGCGTGTTTTTCTTACATATCACACCTGGAGTCTTTCAACCCAAAACTGA TACTCAATTACACTTTTGAGGCTGATATTAGGAAGAGCAATGTCAGGCTTCCTCCCAGAGTGGGTTTTCTGGGGGTTCCTCGAGGGAAGCTGGAGCTGCCGGGGCAGGATATGGAAATCTGTACTGACATCAAGCTCAGACTCCTG CGGGATTTCAAAGACCGGCTACACTCTATCCCCGTCTCAGTTACTATGTCTCTGGGGAGTTCCACTCAATGGACCAGTGAGCATGTTACACCCATACTGGACCGCTTTCAGCCCAATAACAAGGTCTCAGAG aTCACCCTCCTAAACACTGCGGCAGCGCAGCGACAGCGACAACATTGCAAGCAACTCCATCTACA AGAGGATGGTGTAGCAGTCATCACTCCAACTGAGGAAGACATCGCTTTGGAGCTGACAGTGACCAACTGGGGCGGGGATGACGCCCACCAAACTCGCTCAATCATCAGTCTGCCAGACACTCTCCGTTACTCTGATATTGTCAGCACAGCTTCG GAGCCAAAGGTGGACTGTACAGTCAATGACAAAGGGACTCTAATAGACTGTGGACTGGGAAACCCAATCCAGAGAGATGCAGAA GTTACATTCTGTGTGATGCTAACAACATCAGGCATCTCTTTGAGTACAAAGGCTGTGAATATCACTCTGCAGCTTCAAAC AACCAGCAGGCAGGACTTAAAACCAGTTGAGGCGGTGGCCAAAGTATTTTTTGAACTAAAACTGCAATTATACGG ATTAACTAGGCCATCTCAAGTGTCCTTTGGCCAAAGCTTGGAGGGTAAGAGCACCATAAAATCGGCAGAGGATATCGGAGCTGCAGTTCAGTATGAATTTAGG ATAACAAATTTGGGTAGATCACTGAAATCCTTCACTAATGCTTCACTGAACCTCTTCTGGCCAAAGGAGAATTCTGCTGGGAAGTGGCTTCTGTACCTGAGTCACACCAGCAGTAAAGGTGTCCAGTCTGTGCCCTGCTCGCCTGTAAATGAGATCGATCACCTTAAAGATGTAAAG GGTTGGCGAGGACCCTCCAAGAAAAAACGTGAAGCAGAACTTGAGGCACTGACGAGCGGTGACTTCTTATTTCTCCCGacaaaaaggaaatacaaaaCGCTA ACCTGCACAGATGGACTGAGGTGTGTGGAGAtccactgccccctgcagggtCTAGACAGTACTGCGATGGTGGTTCTGCACTCTCGTCTCTGGAACACCACATTCCTGGAG GATTACAgctcatttaattatttaatgattACCGTGGATGCGACACTCAGTttgacaaactctccagaaAACACTGGGCTAAAATCTGACAGACTAAGCACACAG GTAAAACTGACAGTATTCATGGAGAGAGAGATCGAGTATTTCACCAAAGTCGCCTGGTGGATCATCTTCCTCACTGTCATTGCGTTGCTTTTGTTGCTGGCAATGATGGTCTTCTTGTTGTCAATG CGTGGATGTATCCACTGGCCAACTCGGAATCAAAAACCCCAAGCTGAGGACCCAAACCAAGAAACTCTCCACCTTAAAGATGGGATTTCCTGA